ATCAATCAGGATCACGGGCACATCGTCCATCCAGCGTTCGATCAGGGGGGATTTCTGTTTGACCATCGAAAGCAGCACATCAAGGCCAATCAGGGTCATGATCAGCAGAATCACGCCCACAAACGAGTAATCTTCCTTCATGAAATAGTTGTCCACCGTTTCACTGATGATGAGCAGCAGCACAAAATCAAAGGTGGTGGTCTGGGCCAGACTGCGTTTTCCGGCGACACGGAAAATCAACATCAATGAAAAATACAGGATGGCACCATGCACAATCGGTTCCATGAACCCTCCTTAAGGGTAAATCCAGTGTTTGATGGGAATGGTGTCGCTCTGGCCTTCGAGTTGCAGGGTTCCCTGAATGGCTCCAGAATGCTGGGGAATCACATGCATCTGGATCACGGCCCCACGGGTGAGGCGGTGAAACGTGACATGGTATTTGCCTTCCTGAATCGACACCTGATCAGGGGCCGGGTGGATGTCCTCGATTTTGAAGTCTTGCAGGTAACTCTGGTCCAGCAGCAATGTGGGACTGTCTGCATCCTGCTGCATTTTCGCCTCAAGGGTGGTGGGGGTATCCACATGCAAAAAATGGTCATACCGAACAACCAGACTTTCCCTTTCCAACGTTCGGTGGCTGAGGGGACCCGGCCCAAGCAAACCCAGCAAACCTGCCAGCAGAACCAACA
This sequence is a window from Deinococcus misasensis DSM 22328. Protein-coding genes within it:
- a CDS encoding DUF421 domain-containing protein, producing MEPIVHGAILYFSLMLIFRVAGKRSLAQTTTFDFVLLLIISETVDNYFMKEDYSFVGVILLIMTLIGLDVLLSMVKQKSPLIERWMDDVPVILIDDGKVLEERLKKSRIDLSDIMESARATQGLERIDQIKYAILERSGSISVIPREP